From a region of the Thiorhodovibrio winogradskyi genome:
- a CDS encoding 16S rRNA (uracil(1498)-N(3))-methyltransferase has translation MPEESRRLPRVIIDEPDLLLTGVSEVRLPRTAARHLLKVLRLRAGDRFWLCDGLGRDYPAEMLRAQDATLIARLGPPGELEPPPALNIHLGLGVSKGERMDFAIQKAIELGVSSITPLWTQRSVVRLDSERLSRRIAHWRGVIMAACEQSGRRCLPMLHPASALKPWLAQGQPHGLLLHHGAARGMDQLSPPKGGAMTLLIGPEGGLTSAERGQATAHDFTAVRLGPRILRTETAPLAAIAAAQILWGDFRGASCAC, from the coding sequence ATGCCTGAAGAATCGCGTCGCCTTCCTCGCGTTATTATCGACGAACCCGACCTGTTGCTCACTGGCGTGAGCGAAGTCAGGCTCCCGCGGACCGCCGCTCGCCATTTGCTCAAGGTACTGCGACTGCGTGCGGGCGACCGCTTCTGGCTGTGTGACGGCTTGGGTCGCGACTATCCAGCCGAGATGCTGCGCGCCCAAGACGCCACCCTGATCGCGCGCCTCGGCCCACCAGGTGAGCTTGAACCGCCGCCGGCACTGAACATTCATCTGGGGCTCGGGGTCTCCAAGGGCGAACGCATGGACTTCGCCATCCAAAAGGCGATAGAACTTGGCGTCTCGAGCATCACCCCGCTCTGGACCCAGCGCAGCGTCGTCAGACTGGACAGCGAGCGCCTGTCGCGACGCATTGCCCACTGGCGGGGCGTGATAATGGCCGCCTGCGAGCAGAGCGGACGGCGCTGCTTGCCAATGCTTCATCCAGCCAGCGCGCTCAAGCCATGGCTGGCCCAAGGTCAGCCTCATGGCCTGCTGTTACACCATGGCGCCGCCCGCGGAATGGATCAGCTGTCACCACCCAAGGGTGGCGCCATGACGCTGCTGATCGGCCCCGAGGGTGGCCTGACGTCTGCCGAGCGCGGCCAGGCAACAGCGCACGACTTTACCGCCGTGCGACTCGGCCCCCGCATCCTGCGGACCGAGACCGCGCCTCTGGCCGCTATTGCCGCCGCCCAAATTCTTTGGGGTGATTTTCGTGGCGCGTCTTGCGCGTGCTAA
- the birA gene encoding bifunctional biotin--[acetyl-CoA-carboxylase] ligase/biotin operon repressor BirA — translation MDTETRLIRLLADGERHSGAALATVLGISRAGVWKAIQRASQRFEIEILASKGQGYQLPAPLELLDATAIAAKLPPEAGGRIGPIHCFEDIDSTNSWLFTLGRGQTANGTCVLAERQSAGRGRHGRAWYSPFGANLYLSMLWQFDTGPAALGPLSLAAGAALCQALESLGITDLQLKWPNDIHWHGRKLGGLLIEIAGETQGPSRAVIGLGLNLRMPATAAATIDQPWVDLSEICQGSPPERNTIAARCIDQLSAMLIRFLALGPEPFLNAWRRFDAYRDQAVSLHWGEHSVEGIYRGIDDQGALLLQSGQATRRFTAGEVSLRAARP, via the coding sequence ATGGACACCGAAACCCGTCTGATTCGCTTGCTCGCTGACGGCGAGCGCCACTCAGGCGCCGCCCTGGCGACCGTGCTCGGCATCAGCAGGGCCGGCGTGTGGAAAGCCATTCAGCGCGCCAGCCAGCGCTTTGAAATCGAGATTCTGGCCAGCAAAGGACAAGGCTACCAACTCCCCGCTCCGCTCGAACTACTGGACGCCACCGCCATTGCGGCCAAGCTTCCGCCGGAAGCCGGGGGCCGCATCGGGCCCATTCACTGTTTCGAGGACATCGACTCCACCAATAGCTGGCTGTTTACGCTCGGCCGCGGGCAGACCGCCAATGGAACCTGCGTGCTCGCCGAGCGCCAAAGCGCTGGTCGCGGGCGGCACGGGCGCGCCTGGTACTCGCCCTTCGGTGCCAACCTTTACTTGTCCATGCTGTGGCAATTCGACACCGGACCGGCCGCGCTCGGCCCCCTCAGCCTGGCCGCTGGTGCCGCCCTGTGCCAGGCTCTGGAGTCACTTGGAATAACCGACCTGCAACTCAAGTGGCCGAACGACATCCACTGGCATGGTCGCAAGCTCGGCGGACTGCTGATTGAAATCGCCGGCGAAACCCAGGGCCCCAGCCGCGCGGTCATCGGCCTTGGACTGAATCTGCGCATGCCCGCCACCGCGGCTGCCACCATCGATCAGCCCTGGGTTGATCTGAGCGAAATCTGCCAGGGCAGTCCTCCTGAACGCAACACCATCGCCGCCCGCTGTATCGACCAACTCAGCGCCATGCTCATCCGCTTTCTGGCGCTGGGACCCGAACCATTCCTCAATGCCTGGCGCCGCTTCGACGCCTATCGCGACCAAGCAGTCAGCCTGCACTGGGGCGAACACAGCGTTGAGGGCATCTACCGTGGTATTGATGATCAGGGCGCCCTGCTTCTGCAAAGCGGCCAAGCAACCCGCCGCTTCACCGCAGGCGAGGTCAGTCTGCGCGCGGCACGGCCATAA
- the pstB gene encoding phosphate ABC transporter ATP-binding protein PstB codes for MYHVAPSAEGDIITVEDFNLWYGRDQALFNVSMKIPKGDVMALIGPSGCGKSTLLRCFNRMNDLIDIMRLDGRLMVDGHNIYRAGVDVIALRKRMGMVFQKPNPFAMSIFDNVIYPLRVDGITKRSTLEDACERALQSAALWKEVKDRLKDSALGLSGGQQQRLCIARAIAADPEVLLMDEPCSALDPIATAKIEDLIDELKGTYTIIIVTHSMQQAARVSCNTAFMYLGRLIEYGSTRRIFEDPMSEQTGDYVTGRFG; via the coding sequence ATGTATCATGTCGCGCCATCGGCCGAGGGTGACATTATCACTGTGGAGGATTTCAACCTCTGGTATGGCCGGGATCAAGCGCTGTTCAATGTGTCGATGAAGATTCCCAAGGGGGATGTGATGGCGCTCATCGGCCCCTCTGGCTGTGGCAAGTCGACCCTGCTGCGTTGCTTTAACCGGATGAACGACCTCATCGACATCATGCGCCTGGATGGCCGCCTGATGGTGGATGGGCATAATATCTATAGGGCGGGAGTGGATGTGATTGCCCTGCGCAAGCGCATGGGGATGGTGTTTCAGAAGCCGAATCCCTTTGCGATGTCCATTTTCGATAATGTCATTTATCCGCTGCGTGTCGATGGCATAACCAAGCGTTCAACGCTGGAGGACGCTTGCGAACGCGCCTTACAAAGTGCCGCGCTGTGGAAAGAAGTCAAGGATCGCCTCAAGGACAGCGCGCTCGGCTTGTCCGGTGGGCAACAGCAGCGTCTGTGTATCGCCCGCGCCATCGCCGCCGACCCCGAGGTGTTGCTGATGGATGAGCCTTGCTCGGCGCTCGATCCCATCGCCACCGCGAAGATTGAGGATCTCATCGACGAACTCAAAGGAACCTACACCATTATTATCGTGACCCACAGCATGCAACAGGCCGCGCGCGTCTCCTGCAATACGGCCTTTATGTACCTCGGTCGATTGATCGAGTATGGGAGTACCAGGCGCATTTTCGAGGATCCGATGAGCGAGCAAACCGGGGATTATGTGACCGGTCGCTTCGGCTAA
- the pstA gene encoding phosphate ABC transporter permease PstA, which yields MAMMGKDSDVGRGTRGECMLSGAGLEPGPEQARPASRAIARTGRVVRQDTADLTAIGEPFLWGLGGALAMGILLIASFLFLIFYNGAVTFWPQPIAVVSLTDGSQLAGEPTRDAVYSPQAGVLKGLPEAVRTGIEENGGLAHRVLYRIGNYDLYHEDFRWVSDFEIDSISYPKSMYLFERQEWGRFVGEIAALNLDGEVIAGETLSFDQAEKAQRLARERFAEIRHIERHAIGKINHQMESERLRLRRVELSAGRDSADYARVAAEVEVKLAELQLAYQALADRAREIRERDLRDTLTLREIGGREKTLALSQIVRFYPANALDLGDKLDIYLSRWGEFLTAEPREANTEGGILPAIFGTVAMTLLMVVFTAPLGVITALYLREYAKQGRLVSMVRISVNNLAGVPSIVYGVFGLGFFAYTMGVSIDQLFFPERLPNPTFGTGGILWASLTLALLTVPVVIVASEEALAAVPRSMREGSLACGASNWQTIWYVVLPRALPGVITGLILAMARGAGEVAPLMLVGVVKLAPELPIDGVFPYIHLERSFMHLGFHIFDVGFQSRNSEAGKPMVFVTTMLLLFLIVAMNAGAIYLRSRLRRKFADGGL from the coding sequence ATGGCCATGATGGGCAAAGACAGCGACGTGGGACGAGGGACCAGGGGCGAGTGCATGTTGTCGGGCGCGGGATTGGAACCTGGACCGGAACAGGCCAGGCCAGCATCTCGCGCCATCGCGAGAACCGGGCGCGTGGTGCGCCAAGACACCGCCGATCTCACCGCCATTGGCGAGCCTTTTCTCTGGGGACTGGGCGGCGCCCTGGCCATGGGCATCCTGCTGATCGCAAGCTTTCTGTTCCTGATTTTCTACAACGGCGCTGTCACCTTCTGGCCGCAGCCGATTGCGGTGGTCAGCCTGACCGATGGCAGCCAGCTGGCCGGCGAGCCGACCCGCGACGCTGTCTATAGCCCGCAAGCCGGGGTGCTCAAGGGGCTGCCGGAGGCGGTTCGGACCGGGATCGAAGAAAACGGCGGCCTGGCCCATCGCGTGCTCTATCGCATCGGTAACTACGACCTCTATCACGAGGATTTTCGCTGGGTGTCGGATTTTGAGATCGACAGCATCAGCTACCCCAAATCCATGTACCTGTTCGAGCGCCAGGAGTGGGGGCGCTTTGTCGGTGAGATCGCGGCATTGAACCTGGACGGAGAGGTCATTGCGGGCGAGACGCTCAGCTTCGACCAGGCGGAGAAGGCCCAGCGCCTGGCCCGCGAGCGCTTCGCCGAGATTCGCCACATCGAGCGCCACGCCATTGGCAAGATCAATCACCAGATGGAGAGCGAACGCCTGCGGCTGCGGCGCGTCGAGTTAAGCGCTGGCCGCGACAGTGCCGACTATGCGCGCGTCGCCGCTGAGGTCGAGGTCAAGCTCGCCGAACTCCAGCTGGCCTACCAGGCGCTCGCTGACCGGGCACGAGAGATCCGTGAGCGCGACCTGCGTGATACCCTGACCCTGCGAGAAATTGGGGGGCGCGAGAAGACCCTGGCGCTGTCGCAGATTGTGCGTTTCTACCCGGCCAATGCTCTCGACCTGGGCGACAAACTTGACATTTACCTCTCGCGCTGGGGTGAGTTCCTGACCGCCGAACCGCGCGAGGCGAACACCGAGGGCGGTATCCTGCCGGCCATCTTCGGCACCGTCGCCATGACCTTGCTGATGGTGGTCTTCACCGCGCCGCTCGGGGTGATCACCGCGCTTTATCTGCGCGAATATGCCAAGCAGGGACGGCTGGTTTCCATGGTGCGAATTTCGGTCAATAACCTGGCCGGGGTGCCGTCCATCGTCTACGGCGTGTTCGGGTTGGGATTCTTCGCCTACACCATGGGAGTGAGCATCGACCAACTGTTCTTTCCCGAACGCCTGCCCAATCCCACTTTTGGCACCGGCGGTATCCTCTGGGCCTCGCTGACCCTGGCCTTGCTCACGGTGCCGGTGGTGATCGTCGCCAGCGAGGAGGCGCTGGCCGCCGTGCCACGCTCCATGCGCGAGGGCTCACTCGCTTGCGGCGCATCCAACTGGCAGACCATTTGGTATGTAGTGCTCCCGCGCGCCCTGCCCGGCGTCATTACTGGGCTCATTCTGGCAATGGCGCGCGGCGCTGGAGAAGTGGCACCCCTGATGCTGGTGGGCGTGGTCAAGCTGGCGCCGGAGCTGCCCATCGATGGCGTCTTTCCCTACATCCATCTGGAGCGCAGCTTCATGCACCTGGGCTTTCATATTTTTGATGTCGGCTTTCAATCGCGCAACTCCGAAGCTGGCAAGCCAATGGTGTTCGTGACCACCATGCTGCTGCTGTTTCTGATTGTGGCGATGAATGCCGGCGCCATTTATTTACGCAGCCGATTAAGACGAAAGTTCGCCGACGGCGGCCTCTGA
- a CDS encoding SanA/YdcF family protein, whose amino-acid sequence MSAIGLVVAWVMLMTVLLLGDLWVSWRADPWITRDLAEVEPVPVALVLGTARRTHRGRPNEFYRARLEAAAALYHQGRVRGILVSGDNGSRYYNEPQVMRKDLIELGVSDAHITLDYAGFRTLDSVVRAQKVFGLDHFLIISQSYHAERGVFIARQRGINALGFAAPDPGGIGGLKVRLREVLARAIAIWDLFSDREPKFLGKPEMVRLRDAEGVGPDAESAASAEQGADSQNAPPH is encoded by the coding sequence TTGAGCGCCATCGGATTGGTGGTGGCGTGGGTGATGCTGATGACAGTCTTGCTGCTCGGCGACCTGTGGGTATCCTGGCGCGCGGATCCCTGGATTACGCGCGATCTGGCGGAGGTCGAACCAGTGCCGGTGGCGCTGGTCCTTGGTACGGCGCGCCGTACCCATCGTGGTCGTCCGAACGAATTCTACCGCGCGCGACTCGAAGCCGCGGCCGCGCTGTACCATCAGGGCCGGGTGCGGGGCATTCTGGTGAGCGGCGACAATGGTTCGCGTTATTACAACGAGCCTCAAGTGATGCGCAAGGATCTGATCGAGCTGGGCGTGTCGGATGCGCACATCACTCTGGATTATGCCGGTTTCCGCACCTTGGATTCCGTGGTGCGAGCGCAAAAAGTCTTTGGTCTTGATCACTTTCTGATCATCAGCCAAAGCTATCATGCCGAGCGGGGGGTGTTTATCGCCCGTCAGCGCGGCATCAATGCCCTTGGCTTCGCCGCCCCGGACCCGGGTGGTATCGGTGGGCTGAAAGTGCGACTGCGCGAGGTGCTGGCGCGTGCCATCGCCATTTGGGATCTGTTCAGCGACCGCGAGCCCAAGTTTCTTGGCAAGCCCGAGATGGTCAGGCTGAGAGACGCGGAAGGTGTGGGTCCGGACGCGGAATCAGCAGCATCGGCGGAGCAGGGGGCGGACAGTCAAAATGCACCGCCGCATTGA
- a CDS encoding M61 family metallopeptidase, protein MTASSTLHYRIGSQKPRAHLFDLGLSIPAPALEPAPGAQARGDAIHEAPRNLRLSLPAWIPGSYMIRDFARHLIKVQAQDATGPLRVEKSDKQTWHLHGALGTVHIRYQVHAGELSVRAAHLDHTHGYFNGASLFLQVADYEHWPCALEIERPADPCSADWRLATSLPSAGAPAWGFGRYRAADYAELIDHPVEMGPFALVEFSVRGIPHAMAISGQQRADLDRLGQDLPRICEQHAALFGELPLERYLFLTQVVGSGYGGLEHRASASLICNRDDLPQVQVSDQSEGYRRFLGLCSHEYFHLWNVKRIRPRVFAEQGLEREVHTRLLWAFEGITSYYDDLTLARAGLISPKDYLGLLANSISRVLRDPGRLRQTVTESSFDAWTKFYQQDANAPNAIVSYYTKGALIALALDLTIRHRSNGRHSLDDLMRALWQRHGRTGIGVPERAPEALAADITGLDLQAFFDQALDDTADLDLEPLLATVGIAMRLRPARDAKDLGCLCKQFKPVERKASIGARFQLQGTEFKLTAVINDRPAERAGLAPGDILVAIDGLRVDPDTVETLLALCPIGQPVVVHAFRRDELHRFELIPEAAPHDICELMLLEDAPPAAQQARTAWLHRDIRDSSNH, encoded by the coding sequence ATGACTGCATCTAGCACGCTTCATTACCGCATTGGGAGTCAAAAACCCCGCGCCCATCTCTTTGACCTCGGCCTTAGCATTCCAGCACCCGCGCTTGAGCCCGCGCCCGGCGCGCAAGCCCGGGGCGATGCCATACACGAGGCCCCGCGTAATCTGCGGCTCAGTCTGCCAGCCTGGATTCCCGGCAGCTATATGATCCGCGATTTCGCGCGACATCTCATCAAAGTGCAGGCCCAGGATGCAACCGGACCGCTCAGGGTTGAGAAAAGCGACAAACAGACTTGGCACCTCCACGGGGCACTCGGCACGGTCCATATCCGCTATCAAGTTCATGCTGGCGAACTCAGCGTGCGCGCGGCTCATTTGGATCATACCCATGGCTATTTCAATGGCGCCAGCCTGTTTCTGCAAGTGGCGGATTACGAGCATTGGCCCTGCGCGCTTGAGATCGAACGTCCCGCGGACCCCTGCTCCGCCGACTGGCGCCTGGCGACAAGCCTGCCTAGCGCCGGCGCGCCAGCCTGGGGCTTTGGTCGCTATCGAGCGGCCGACTACGCCGAACTCATCGACCATCCGGTGGAAATGGGGCCCTTCGCGCTGGTTGAATTCAGTGTGCGCGGCATCCCGCATGCAATGGCCATCAGCGGCCAGCAGCGCGCTGATCTCGACCGCTTGGGCCAGGATCTGCCAAGAATCTGCGAACAGCATGCAGCGCTCTTCGGGGAACTACCGCTTGAGCGCTATTTGTTTCTGACCCAGGTCGTCGGCAGCGGTTATGGCGGACTCGAGCATCGCGCCTCGGCCAGCTTGATCTGCAATCGCGATGATCTCCCCCAAGTCCAGGTCAGCGATCAGTCCGAAGGCTATCGCCGCTTCCTCGGCCTGTGCAGCCATGAGTATTTCCACCTGTGGAACGTCAAACGCATTCGCCCGCGGGTATTTGCCGAGCAAGGGCTTGAGCGCGAAGTTCACACCCGCCTGCTATGGGCCTTCGAGGGCATCACCAGCTATTACGATGACCTGACCCTGGCGCGCGCGGGCCTGATCAGCCCCAAGGACTATCTTGGCCTACTCGCCAATAGCATCAGCCGCGTTTTACGCGATCCAGGACGCCTGCGCCAGACGGTCACCGAATCCAGCTTCGATGCCTGGACAAAATTCTATCAACAGGACGCCAACGCCCCCAATGCCATCGTCAGCTACTATACCAAAGGCGCCCTCATTGCCCTGGCGCTGGATCTGACGATCCGCCATCGCAGCAACGGCCGCCACAGCCTGGATGATTTGATGCGCGCACTCTGGCAACGCCATGGTCGCACCGGCATCGGCGTGCCGGAACGCGCGCCCGAGGCCCTGGCCGCCGACATCACCGGTCTCGACCTGCAAGCCTTTTTCGACCAGGCACTCGATGACACTGCGGACCTTGACCTGGAGCCATTGCTGGCCACCGTCGGCATCGCCATGCGCCTGCGCCCAGCCCGGGATGCCAAGGATCTCGGCTGCCTTTGCAAGCAGTTCAAACCCGTGGAGCGCAAGGCCTCGATCGGCGCGCGTTTTCAGCTGCAGGGAACGGAGTTCAAGCTCACCGCCGTGATCAATGATCGCCCCGCCGAACGAGCCGGACTGGCCCCCGGCGACATTCTGGTCGCCATAGACGGTCTGCGCGTTGATCCCGACACGGTCGAAACCCTGCTCGCCCTCTGCCCCATCGGCCAACCCGTGGTCGTGCATGCCTTTCGTCGCGATGAACTCCATCGCTTTGAGCTCATCCCGGAGGCGGCTCCACACGACATCTGCGAACTCATGCTGCTAGAAGATGCCCCACCCGCCGCCCAGCAGGCCCGCACTGCTTGGCTGCATCGCGACATCAGAGACAGCTCCAACCACTAA
- a CDS encoding GGDEF domain-containing protein, whose amino-acid sequence MQIALSSEIQLPFTPDFRSSDAPLGLNGLSISTLCKRLDYAFQPIVNIHTGVVFGFEALLRGLDQVGFGTVDALFAAADGEGSLLELESALRDKAIAKFARIPNIRHARLLFNLDSRSLINEPRWAELADATLKRHGLAPGTLCFELTELHDLTAHPDSQRAISRLRQQRFLLAIDDFGAGYSGLKLLYEFPPDLLKIDRFFISSISRDHKRRLFVGNAVHLAHTLGIQVVAEGVETADELSACRDIGCDLAQGFFIARPSTDIPNLRTTYSIVPKTVGPSRRQSDGDKTLIRSRIVQIPALHEDDDMREVFELFKRYSDYGFFPVLDRTGKPLGLICERDLKRYIYSPYGRELLSNSAYRRQLLDFLSPCPSIDINNPVERLLEAYSAADSPLGMIMTEDFTYTGFISQAALLQIIESKNLAAARDQNPLTRLPGNNCIIDYVQQVLEDNCQDYCLVYFDFDNFKPFNDTYGFRVGDRAIALFADLLRKMLPTQSCFIGHVGGDDFFAGFREPDHAVVQRHVSMLLAQFRHEALSLYDSATRERGYIEAVTREGQLARLPLLGCSAALLWIQSTTHSATLDDVSGLIAKLKKAAKLAADGMAEATISAD is encoded by the coding sequence ATGCAGATTGCACTGTCGTCGGAGATTCAACTGCCTTTCACACCGGATTTCCGCTCATCGGATGCCCCCCTTGGCTTGAACGGCTTGTCCATCTCCACGCTGTGCAAGCGGCTGGACTATGCCTTCCAGCCCATTGTCAACATCCACACAGGTGTGGTTTTTGGTTTTGAGGCTCTGCTGCGCGGCTTGGATCAGGTCGGTTTTGGCACTGTGGATGCGCTCTTCGCCGCCGCCGATGGCGAGGGCAGTCTGTTGGAGTTGGAGAGCGCGCTACGTGACAAGGCCATTGCCAAATTTGCGCGCATTCCCAATATCCGCCACGCGCGTTTGTTATTTAACCTCGACTCGCGCAGCCTGATCAATGAGCCGCGCTGGGCCGAATTGGCTGATGCAACCCTCAAGCGCCACGGTCTCGCCCCCGGCACCCTCTGTTTTGAATTGACCGAACTTCATGACCTGACCGCCCATCCCGATAGCCAGCGCGCGATCTCACGCTTGCGCCAGCAGCGTTTCTTGCTCGCCATCGACGACTTTGGCGCCGGCTATTCGGGTCTGAAATTGCTCTATGAATTCCCACCCGATCTGCTCAAAATTGATCGCTTTTTTATTTCCTCGATTTCGCGCGATCATAAAAGGCGGTTGTTTGTCGGAAATGCCGTTCACCTTGCCCATACACTGGGCATTCAGGTGGTGGCCGAGGGGGTGGAAACAGCCGATGAACTCAGTGCCTGCCGGGACATTGGCTGCGATCTGGCGCAAGGGTTTTTTATTGCCCGCCCCAGCACCGACATCCCCAATTTGAGAACGACCTATTCGATTGTGCCCAAAACCGTTGGCCCATCGCGGCGCCAGAGCGATGGCGACAAGACGCTAATTCGCAGCCGCATTGTGCAGATCCCGGCCTTGCATGAAGACGACGACATGCGCGAAGTGTTTGAACTCTTCAAACGCTATAGCGACTATGGCTTTTTTCCAGTACTCGACCGAACCGGCAAGCCCCTTGGTCTGATTTGTGAGCGAGATCTGAAGCGCTATATTTATTCACCCTATGGGCGCGAATTGCTATCCAACAGCGCCTACCGCAGGCAGCTGCTGGATTTTCTCTCGCCCTGCCCCAGCATCGACATCAACAACCCGGTTGAAAGGCTGCTTGAGGCTTACTCTGCCGCCGACAGTCCGCTGGGCATGATCATGACCGAGGACTTCACCTATACCGGCTTCATCTCCCAGGCGGCGCTGCTGCAAATTATCGAAAGCAAGAACCTCGCGGCAGCGCGCGATCAGAATCCACTCACCCGCCTACCGGGCAACAATTGCATCATTGATTATGTCCAGCAGGTCCTTGAGGACAATTGTCAGGATTATTGCCTGGTGTACTTTGACTTCGACAACTTCAAGCCGTTTAATGACACCTACGGCTTTCGCGTCGGCGACCGCGCTATTGCCTTGTTTGCCGACTTGCTGCGCAAAATGCTGCCAACACAGAGTTGTTTTATCGGCCATGTGGGTGGCGACGACTTTTTTGCCGGTTTCCGCGAACCGGACCATGCCGTGGTGCAACGGCATGTGAGCATGCTGCTCGCGCAATTCAGGCACGAGGCGCTCAGCCTGTACGATAGCGCTACTCGTGAGCGCGGCTACATTGAGGCCGTGACCCGCGAGGGCCAGCTCGCCCGTCTACCGTTGCTCGGCTGTAGCGCGGCGCTGCTGTGGATTCAAAGCACTACACACAGCGCCACCCTTGACGATGTTTCAGGACTGATCGCCAAGCTAAAAAAAGCCGCTAAACTCGCCGCGGACGGAATGGCCGAGGCAACGATATCGGCCGACTGA
- the phoU gene encoding phosphate signaling complex protein PhoU produces the protein MTQVTTDVLRMGQLARSQLAAAVTLLDQDAQTDAETIVANDVQVDDFDERIEYEVQRIIALRQPMAGDLRALLSYNRMATDLERIADHAKNIAKRAGRIREQGHRVDFSGSVALGREVIAQLDAVLQAIEINDVAAARRIWARDIDIDRLFEDIFHQQLQNICQTPDMASSCTNALFIDKSLERVGDHVTNIAEDLVYMVEGDRMSKRQTGDSA, from the coding sequence ATGACACAGGTGACAACGGATGTCCTGCGGATGGGCCAGCTTGCACGCTCGCAACTTGCTGCCGCGGTTACGCTTCTCGATCAGGATGCGCAAACAGACGCCGAGACCATTGTGGCGAACGATGTGCAGGTGGATGATTTTGATGAACGCATTGAATATGAGGTACAGCGCATTATCGCGCTGCGCCAACCCATGGCCGGTGATTTGCGCGCGCTTTTGAGCTACAACCGCATGGCCACTGACTTAGAGCGCATCGCGGATCATGCGAAGAACATCGCCAAGCGCGCCGGGCGCATCCGCGAGCAGGGTCATCGCGTCGATTTCAGCGGATCGGTTGCCTTGGGCCGCGAGGTGATCGCGCAACTTGATGCCGTACTCCAGGCGATCGAGATCAACGATGTTGCCGCGGCGCGTCGCATCTGGGCGCGTGACATTGATATTGATCGACTGTTTGAGGATATCTTCCATCAGCAACTGCAAAACATCTGCCAAACCCCAGACATGGCATCAAGCTGCACCAACGCGCTGTTCATCGATAAATCCCTGGAGCGCGTTGGGGATCATGTCACCAACATCGCCGAGGATCTGGTGTACATGGTCGAGGGAGACCGCATGAGCAAGCGCCAAACCGGCGATTCCGCCTGA